The Doryrhamphus excisus isolate RoL2022-K1 chromosome 1, RoL_Dexc_1.0, whole genome shotgun sequence genome includes a window with the following:
- the thbs1b gene encoding thrombospondin-1 → MKLTGIFLLLMLRSCEGARIAESGEDNSVYDLFELIQVPKKNHGVNQVKGDDPYSPAYKILNPDLIPPVPESALRDLIDSIHEERGFLLLLNFKQSKRTRGSLLTVEKKDGSGPVFEIVSNGKANTLDIVFSTEKKQHLVSIEDADLATGQWKNITLFVQEDRAQLYAGCEDVNTAELDASIQSILTTETPNSARLRIGKGAVKDRFMGVLQNVRFVFGTTLEAILRNKGCQSSTDAAIMENLNGSSAIRTEYTGHKTKDLQMVCGFSCDDLVSMFKELKGLGVVVKELSLELRKLTNENKLIKNRIGIHSGVCIHNDIVHKNREEWTVDDCTECTCQNSAIVCRKISCPLIPCANATVPDGECCPRCGTPSDYAEDGWSPWSEWTHCSVSCGRGIQQRGRSCDRLNNNCEGTSVQTRDCYLQECDKRFKQDGSWSHWSPWSSCSVTCGAGVITRIRLCNSPTPQFGGKDCVGEGRQTEKCQKSPCPINGNWGPWSPWDTCSVTCGGGTQTRKRLCNNPEPKYGGKECVGDTKEMQTCNKKNCPVDGCLSNPCFAGAKCTSFPDGSWKCGKCPVGYSGNGIKCKDIDECKEVPDACFEFNGVHRCENTEPGYNCLPCPPRYSGPQPFGKGVEQAAANKQVCSPRNPCLDGSHNCNKHARCNYVGHFSDPMFRCECKPGYAGNGHICGEDTDLDGWPNADLVCVENATYHCKKDNCPNLPNSGQEDYDKDGIGDACDIDDDNDGIPDDRDNCPFIFNPRQYDYDRDDVGDRCDNCPYNSNPDQTDTDNNGEGDACAVDIDGDGILNEKDNCPYVYNVDQRDTDLDGVGDMCDNCPLEHNPDQVDSDDDRVGDKCDSNQDIDEDGHQNNLDNCPYIPNANQADHDKDGKGDACDHDDDNDGIPDEKDNCRLAFNPDQVDSDGDGRGDACKDDFDQDNVPDIYDVCPENFDISETDFRKFQMVPLDPKGTSQIDPNWVVRHQGKELVQTVNCDPGIAVGYHEFNSVDFSGTFFINTERDDDYAGFVFGYQSSSRFYVVMWKQITQTYWSNKPTKAQGYSGLSIKVVNSTTGPGEHLRNALWHTGNTPGQVRTLWHDPKNVGWKDFTAYRWHLIHRPRTGHIRVVMYEGKKIMADSGSIYDKTYAGGRLGLFVFSQEMVYFSDLKYECRDA, encoded by the exons ATGAAGTTGACAGggatatttttgttattgatgCTGCGGAGCTGTGAGGGTGCAAGAATCGCAG AGAGCGGAGAGGACAACAGCGTGTACGACTTGTTCGAGCTGATCCAAGTCCCGAAAAAGAACCACGGAGTCAACCAGGTGAAAGGAGACGACCCGTACAGCCCCGCCTACAAGATCCTCAACCCGGACCTGATCCCCCCGGTCCCCGAGAGCGCCCTCCGGGACCTGATCGACTCCATCCACGAAGAAAGAggcttcctcctcctgctcaACTTCAAGCAATCCAAACGCACCCGAGGCAGCCTCCTGACCGTGGAGAAGAAGGACGGATCCGGCCCCGTGTTTGAGATCGTCTCCAACGGAAAGGCGAACACTTTGGACATCGTTTTCTCCACCGAGAAGAAGCAGCATTTGGTCTCCATCGAGGATGCGGATCTGGCTACGGGACAGTGGAAGAACATCACGCTGTTCGTGCAGGAGGACCGGGCTCAGCTGTACGCCGGATGCGAGGACGTCAACACGGCCGAGCTGGACGCGTCCATCCAGAGCATCCTCACTACGGAGACGCCCAACAGTGCGCGGCTCCGGATCGGGAAAGGAGCGGTGAAGGACAGGTTCATG GGAGTCCTTCAAAACGTGCGCTTTGTTTTTGGAACAACCCTGGAGGCAATCCTTCGCAACAAGGGGTGTCAGAGCT CGACAGATGCCGCCATCATGGAGAATCTCAACGGTTCCTCAGCCATCAGGACGGAGTACACCGGACATAAAACTAAAG ATCTGCAGATGGTCTGCGGCTTCTCCTGCGATGACCTGGTCAGCATGTTCAAGGAGCTGAAGGGTCTGGGCGTGGTGGTCAAAGAGCTGTCCCTTGAGCTCCGCAAGTTG ACCAACGAAAACAAGCTGATTAAGAACCGCATCGGCATCCACAGTGGCGTCTGCATTCATAACGACATTGTGCACAAGAACAGGGAAGAGTGGACCGTGGACGACTGCACAGAGTGCACTTGTCAG AACTCTGCCATAGTCTGTCGTAAGATCTCCTGCCCTCTGATTCCCTGCGCTAACGCTACCGTACCCGACGGGGAGTGTTGTCCACGCTGCGGAACAC CGAGCGACTACGCAGAGGATGGCTGGTCGCCGTGGTCTGAATGGACCCATTGTTCCGTGTCATGTGGGCGGGGCATTCAGCAGCGCGGGCGCTCTTGCGACCGTCTCAATAACAACTGCGAGGGCACCTCTGTGCAGACCCGAGACTGCTACCTCCAGGAGTGTGACAAGCGCT TCAAGCAGGATGGCAGCTGGAGCCACTGGTCGCCATGGTCCTCATGCTCGGTTACCTGCGGCGCTGGTGTCATCACCCGCATCCGGCTGTGCAATTCTCCAACCCCCCAGTTCGGAGGCAAGGACTGCGTGGGAGAGGGTCGGCAAACGGAAAAGTGTCAAAAGTCTCCATGCCCCA TCAATGGCAACTGGGGACCCTGGTCGCCATGGGATACGTGCTCCGTTACGTGTGGAGGTGGCACGCAGACTCGTAAGCGGCTGTGCAATAACCCTGAACCCAAATATGGTGGGAAGGAGTGCGTCGGTGACACCAAAGAAATGCAGACGTGCAACAAGAAGAACTGTCCAGTTG ATGGATGCCTTTCAAATCCTTGTTTCGCTGGGGCCAAGTGCACCAGTTTCCCTGATGGTTCCTGGAAATGTGGGAAATGCCCTGTGGGCTATAGTGGCAATGGTATCAAATGTAAAGATATTGATGAG TGCAAAGAAGTCCCAGACGCTTGCTTTGAGTTCAACGGTGTACACCGCTGTGAGAACACAGAGCCTGGCTACAACTGTCTTCCCTGCCCCCCTCGTTATTCAGGACCTCAGCCCTTTGGTAAAGGTGTGGAGCAGGCGGCGGCAAACAAACAG GTCTGCTCACCACGAAATCCCTGCCTGGATGGAAGCCACAACTGCAACAAACACGCCCGCTGTAACTACGTGGGACATTTCTCCGATCCCATGTTCCGATGCGAGTGCAAACCAGGCTACGCCGGAAATGGACATATCTGTGGAGAGGACACCGATCTGGATGGATGGCCCAATGCTGACTTGGTTTGCGTGGAGAACGCCACCTACCACTGCAAAAAG gacaaCTGCCCCAACCTACCCAACTCTGGGCAGGAAGATTACGATAAGGACGGCATTGGAGATGCTTGCGATATCGATGATGACAACGATGGCATTCCTGACGACAGG GACAACTGTCCGTTTATCTTCAACCCCAGACAGTACGACTACGACCGTGATGACGTTGGCGATCGCTGTGACAACTGCCCTTACAATAGCAACCCTGACCAAACAGACACGGACAACAATGGAGAGGGAGATGCCTGCGCTGTAGACATTGATGGAGATG GCATCCTTAACGAAAAGGACAACTGCCCCTACGTTTATAATGTCGACCAACGAGACACAGACTTGGACGGGGTGGGAGACATGTGTGACAACTGTCCTCTGGAACATAATCCAGATCAG GTGGATTCTGATGATGACCGCGTGGGAGACAAGTGTGACAGCAACCAGGATATCGACGAGGATGGGCACCAGAACAATCTGGACAACTGCCCATACATCCCGAATGCCAATCAGGCCGATCACGACAAGGACGGAAAAGGAGACGCCTGCGACCACGACGACGACAACGATGGCATCCCAGATGAGAAGGACAACTGTAGACTCGCCTTCAATCCTGACCAGGTTGACTCTGATG GCGATGGCCGTGGAGATGCATGCAAAGACGACTTTGACCAAGACAACGTGCCCGACATCTACGACGTGTGTCCGGAGAACTTTGACATTAGCGAGACAGACTTCCGCAAGTTCCAGATGGTTCCTCTGGATCCAAAAGGCACTTCCCAGATCGATCCTAACTGGGTGGTCCGTCACCAGGGTAAAGAACTTGTCCAAACAGTCAACTGTGACCCCGGAATTGCTGTCG GCTACCATGAGTTCAATTCGGTGGACTTCAGCGGGACCTTCTTCATCAACACCGAGAGAGACGACGACTATGCCGGCTTTGTGTTTGGGTACCAGTCTAGCTCCAGGTTCTATGTGGTGATGTGGAAGCAGATTACTCAGACCTACTGGTCCAACAAACCCACTAAGGCCCAGGGCTACTCCGGCCTGTCCATCAAAGTGGTCAATTCCACCACTGGCCCAGGAGAACACCTCAGGAATGCCCTCTGGCATACCGGGAATACTCCAGGACAg GTCCGCACTCTTTGGCACGACCCTAAGAACGTTGGATGGAAAGATTTCACTGCCTACAGATGGCATCTGATCCACAGACCAAGAACAGGACATATCAG AGTTGTGATGTACGAAGGAAAGAAGATTATGGCCGATTCTGGTAGCATCTACGACAAGACCTATGCAGGAGGAAGACTAGGTCTTTTTGTCTTCTCACAGGAGATGGTTTACTTCTCAGACCTCAAGTATGAGTGCAGAG ATGCATAA